The sequence CTCCCCAAAACCCATTCCCAATCTGTTCCTTTCTCcctccccatccccatccccaacTCTTTTTCCTTCCCCTTCCCCTCTCCCTTCCCCTTCCTCTTCTGCGTTCCCAACATTTCCTTTTTCCTTCCCCTTCTGCTTCCCCCAACCTTCTCTTTCCCCTTTACATATATGCTCTGATTTTTGTTGTTGTCGCCGCTAGATGAGAAGgtgaaggtagaagaagaagaggaggagtcaGAGGTGGGTGGTTGTTGGTGCTGCGCGGCAGAAGTTGAGCGGCAGACAAAGTGTGAAAGGGATGATGAGAGTGGGGAGAGTCGTGTTCGGGATTTTATTGATTTCAGAGATTTTGTTATTAAATTTGCCATTTTTTTTGGTTTGCGGTGGTGGTCGTTGATAGTAAGAAATTTTGAAAGGATTTTTCGGTCTGAGACAAATGAGTTGGGTACTTTGGAATGAAGCTAGTTGCATGATCTGTATAATTAGAAGaggaaggggaaggggaaggggaaggtGAAGGAGAAGGGGATGgggaaggagaagaaggagaagaggaagaggaaggggaaggggaaggggaaggaGAAGGTTGGGGATGGGGATGAGAATGGGGGTTGGTTCTACGCTACACCTTTTTTTTTAGTACGTTTTTTTGTTCAAAACGACGTGGTTTTAGGGTTTggatgaatgaaaaatgattccGAGACTACTATGAGTTTCGGAGTGCAATTTTAGGGACGAATTTGAGAAACTATTAATTTCAGGGATCATTTTGAGGCTCGAGTGCAAACGAATTTGAGAAACTATTAATTTCAGAGATCATTTTGAGCTCGAGTGcaagttcagggactactttaaAGCTTAATTCCAATTTGGATCCTTAGCTTAAACTTGTCATTTTTATTGGAGTAGTCCATTTTTTTTTTACCTAAACATTTCATACATGTTTTCATGTAGTCCTTACCCCATACCATATAGCAACAACACAccctaaataaaaattaaaaaacaatctttaccaaaaaaaaaaataaaaaatgaaaaagacatTCAATAAGtaagatttttaatttatataaattaaataattatattatttaccgatttctattatttttagtatttttaccaaaattcgtTTTCAAGcgtatttcttttaaaatataaaCGAATTAATTTTGCACGTATTATAGTGAATATCATGAAACATGTATATtttgtttatagtgtaaacgaaatatgTATACGTACAAAATAGACTGTAAACGAAATACGAATACCtataattatacaaaatttaatttttataggtataaaaatataatttttaaaatgataaaacggtattaaaaatataattttgaccgatttaaaaaataaaattagtttgTATAAAAATAAAACTTATAATTCTaccttaattaatttatatttaaaaatttaaattaataacttttttctttgttattctacAAATGGGAACGTTTCAATTAATGAAAGATTTTAATTGAAGTCACGCAATTTAAACCTACCATTTTAATATAACaaattttataagattttttaTGTACTCTATTATTTAAAATgttcaaattatattaaaatttttaaatttaaattatatatcatttaaattttgtttatcaaaatttttaaattttttatgttttattttttgagtACTAATTTAAATGAGATGGTTTTTAGAATGTAATGTGATGGCCATTTTAAATTATGATTTGATCGCTATGAGTTAAATGGACAGATTTAAATTACGTGTTTGAATAGGCAGTTTTAAATTATGTGACTTGAGTTAAAACCGCTCATTAAAATCGTCTATCTCCTATATTAATTGAAACGTTTAGAATAACAACGTGACAAagttattagtttaaattttaaaatatagatgagatattttttttgaaacaaaggagctatatataaataaaaaaatccgtTTTCTTATgctattaataataatatatatttttgaaagaCAATGATGTGATCCTAACAAAATTCTCCTATGATGGTGGCACCACTATTTCTCTTATTAGTAGCAGTGATGAGATTCCACGCAATACTCCACACAAGCCACCTTCTTTGATTCCACAAAATCAACACTACCCTTTACTCAAAAACACTTTTTCTTCTATGTATGCCAATTTTCCTTGTGATCACTCCTCTAAAACATAGAGGATCCTAAAGATTTGGAAGGATCTATTTCTTTTATTCAGTGTGTGTGGAGAGATGGATATTGATCATGAATGGGAAATCCTCCCAGATCATGGGTACCTTGATTTTAATGAAGTTAGTGATGAGAATCATCAAATTCTCTTTGGGAAGAGAAATAATCATGATGAGTCATCCAAAGGTAGTGTTTTTGACAACTACTTCACCACTGAAGCAGCATCATGGAATCATAATAATCAtcaacatcaacaacaacaactagtTCATCATGTTCCAATAATCCAATTGGAACCAAGaattgatgatgatgacgatgatgatgaagaCACGGTTTCACACAACGTTTTCTTCAAGATAAAAGAAAACAACAAGAATAATGATCAATTTGTCGAAATGAAAATggattcttcttctccaaaataTGTTAGCAGAGGATTGGTTagtcctccttctcctcctccatcATCAATGGATGCAGGTGCTGAGGTGACATCTCCAAAGGAAACGATGAAGATGATGAAGGAGGAGGAAGTAGTGGCAGTAGCAGGGGAGGAATCGAGTGACGGTGAATTCAATATATGGAAGTGGGGTATGAGTGGtgttggagcaatcttttctttTGGTGTTGCTGCAGCCACTATCTATGTCTTCGTCTTCGGAAACGCCCATCAAAGGAACAgaatccaccaccaccaccgccacaAGATTCGCTTCCAGTTCTATTTTTAatcataattaaaaaaagaagatACTTTTATCATTAGAACTTAGTGATTTTAAGTTAAAcggatttttttgtgattttttattaatgatcaaaaatacttttaaaaaatgaagaacaaaattctgATCAAATTTTCGTCTTTTAATTTTGGCATTTAATTATGTTTTCCACCAATATTAAAATTTGGTGTATTTTTTTATATGAAGATCATAAATCTGAATATTAAGAtttgtgatttttaattttttttaaacatgtaAATGTGAGAGttaaatttgttttttattttaaattcttttaaacATACAAATCTGATCCTTAGATTtgtattctgttgttatttttttttaaatatgcaaaTCCgattttttcatttaatttactgtgaaaaaaattattttaatacaaATTGAACTCTTTAATTTATGCACTATAAAATNNNNNNNNNNNNNNNNNNNNNNNNNNNNNNNNNNNNNNNNNNNNNNNNNNNNNNNNNNNNNNNNNNNNNNNNNNNNNNNNNNNNNNNNNNNNNNNNNNNNNNNNNNNNNNNNNNNNNNNNNNNNNNNNNNNNNNNNNNNNNNNNNNNNNNNNNNNNNNNNNNNNNNNNNNNNNNNNNNNNNNNNNNNNNNNNNNNNNNNNNNNNNNNNNNNNNNNNNNNNNNNNNNNNNNNNNNNNNNNNNNNNNNNNNNNNNNNNNNNNNNNNNNNNNNNNNNNNNNNNNNNNNNNNNNNGCCcgaattttttttaatgtattttttaattagttatctaaatatttttacataattttaaattaaatacataaataatttGTCAAACACAAAGATCATTTATCATTTATAAAAATAATGACCatgttttataatattttaaggaCCGCTATTAAAAGTAGAATTTTTTTGTCAgcgtttttcaaaaatcaaatgtgATTATGGTAGTTTACTCTCGTTATTATTCAATTATATAAGGTgtattaaaacaaaataacctGGACTTGACTCTTTCTAGCTATCTTATAAGGTTTTttacatatataaaaaattaaaaatgtggCAAATGGactattttaattgaaaaatCTACTTAATTATATTATTAAGTGTGATTATTTATAATCTAATAAGTTTGTATGACTCAGTTTATGGTTTTTCTTTTTAGTTAAGGTTTACAATAAAAtaccttttaaaaaataaaaagaaagagttTTTATGTGATTCAGTAAGTTTAATTACttccacaataatttttttattttaaatttttaaccagTGTCCTTTAAGATTAGTTAAAAAAGACGTTTATGTCAGTTATCAGGATTGTGATAGAGAGCCACTTGTGTTATTTGATAAATTAATAATGAGAAATATTAGAAgattattagaatttattattttttgtcattatttaactattaattcaattcttttagtttaatttttttaatttagtaatcTAATAACatactttattttatatttttaaattttaatagtcTTCTAATATTTCTCATaaataatatcataaaaaaaggTCTTTTGTTAATTTTCCATAAAATATGGAATTATAGTATTCTTGAATAATTCATTGGATTTGATCCAAAACATTCATTGTTTATGCTCTAATTTGAATTGAGTTTCATTTTTTTGTGATTGCAGAGGCTTACACAAGTGGTTCAGCATGCATCCAAATTGAATGAAGCAATTTCAGCAGTAAGGGGTGTTCCTCTCAGTAGAGCTCACATAACCTATGGTGGTTACTATGATGCCGTTTGAAACAATATTGGATCTTTAATTTGGATTCTACACTTTGGAACAACCATGCggcaatattttttttctattctggCTCTTTCACATTACTAATAGTTTAgtttttgtaaataaaataatgCCGGATTCTGTTCTTTTTTGTTCTTGCTTGTTCTACAGGTTACTTGCGGTATTGTAAATTAAGTCACAATAGATTATGGGGTTacatattttcttattattattttatccaTCCATTTGGATTGGATGATAAAGAAAGTTTGTTTAATGATGCAAGTTGGCCCAATTATGGGGAAAAGTTTTATGAAATGCGGCcgtaaagaattttttttttttttggtgactaggcCGTAAAGAATTGATTAGTGGTAATTGTTGGATTGATTGattattacaaattaaatttaatattatatttatttatataaggaGTAGTTAAATGCGATTATCATTATCAAGCACTAGCTGTAATTTACGTTGACATTTGTTAGTATGGTAATGGTCCATGCCTAATggtaaagaaatttgaaaaatgtTAAACTATAGTTAGCCATGTCTTGAACTAATTAGGCAGAATTGCATTGTGTGACAGCAATGATTTTTATGTTATAAAGTCACATGAAAAGAAAAGTGTGGAACAAAATTAAtgctttgttagttagttagttagcatTATTTTTAATCAATCAAATCAATTAA is a genomic window of Arachis ipaensis cultivar K30076 chromosome B06, Araip1.1, whole genome shotgun sequence containing:
- the LOC107604969 gene encoding uncharacterized protein LOC107604969 (The sequence of the model RefSeq protein was modified relative to this genomic sequence to represent the inferred CDS: added 130 bases not found in genome assembly) — translated: MDIDHEWEILPDHGYLDFNEVSDENHQILFGKRNNHDESSKGSVFDNYFTTEAASWNHNNHQHQQQQLVHHVPIIQLEPRIDDDDDDDEDTVSHNVFFKIKENNKNNDQFVEMKMDSSSPKYVSRGLVSPPSPPPSSMDAGAEVTSPKETMKMMKEEEVVAVAGEESSDGEFNIWKWGMSGVGAIFSFGVAAATIYVFVFGNAHQRNRIHHHHRHKIRFQFYTHDKRLTQVVQHASKLNEAISAVRGVPLSRAHITYGGYYDAV